One window from the genome of Thalassospira xiamenensis M-5 = DSM 17429 encodes:
- a CDS encoding mechanosensitive ion channel family protein, producing MMETDMATIAEMLKAFALGFGMDLLGAVLILIVGWWVAGRASALVRHSLKNAKFVDATIKPLAANIVRYLILIFVLIAVLSNFGVQTASIIAVLGAAGLAIGLALQGTLSNIAAGVMILILRPIKVDEFIEAGSVSGTVVEITLFTTLFKTADGVFVSAPNSQIWNSAIKNYSRNPTRRLDIKVGISYDDDVDAALDFLKNMVASDPRVLKDPEPMSFVANLGESSVDLTARGWTSTPDYWATFWDLSRRSKTELEAAGYAIPFPQRDLHIKEGVETASTALPTKAAPAKKPATRSTAAKPATKATAAKTTAAKNPAASKSTTTKS from the coding sequence CGCTGGGCTTCGGGATGGATCTGCTGGGTGCGGTTCTGATTCTGATTGTCGGCTGGTGGGTCGCTGGTCGCGCCTCCGCCCTGGTCCGCCATTCCCTGAAGAATGCAAAATTTGTCGACGCGACGATCAAACCCCTTGCCGCAAACATTGTGCGCTACCTGATACTGATCTTTGTCCTGATCGCCGTTCTGTCGAATTTCGGCGTCCAGACCGCAAGCATCATCGCCGTACTTGGTGCCGCCGGTCTTGCTATCGGCTTGGCCCTGCAAGGGACATTGTCCAACATTGCCGCTGGCGTAATGATCCTGATCCTGCGACCAATCAAAGTCGACGAATTCATCGAAGCGGGTTCTGTTTCGGGCACCGTGGTTGAAATCACCCTGTTCACGACGCTGTTCAAAACGGCAGACGGGGTCTTTGTTTCCGCTCCGAATTCGCAAATCTGGAACAGCGCGATCAAAAACTATTCGCGCAATCCGACCCGTCGTCTGGATATCAAGGTTGGTATTTCTTATGACGATGATGTCGATGCCGCACTTGATTTCCTTAAAAATATGGTCGCAAGCGATCCGCGCGTTCTAAAGGACCCCGAACCCATGAGCTTCGTCGCCAACCTTGGCGAAAGCTCTGTCGATCTGACAGCACGCGGCTGGACCAGCACGCCCGATTACTGGGCGACTTTCTGGGATCTCAGCCGCCGTTCGAAAACGGAACTTGAAGCCGCCGGTTACGCGATTCCCTTCCCGCAGCGCGACCTGCATATCAAAGAAGGTGTCGAAACCGCATCAACGGCCCTTCCGACAAAGGCCGCCCCGGCGAAAAAGCCTGCAACACGCAGCACGGCAGCAAAACCGGCGACCAAGGCGACGGCGGCCAAAACCACAGCAGCCAAAAACCCCGCTGCCAGCAAATCAACAACCACCAAAAGCTGA